In the genome of Bradyrhizobium ottawaense, the window ACTCGCGCTCCGGAAAGCGTTATATGAGAATTACCGGGCTGGTGGGACGACGGTCATGCGTATCTTGGTGTCGGCGGTGGTGCTCTCGTGCTTTGTCTGCCTGCCGTGCTCTGCACAGACAATCCTCAAATCCGAGCCTCTGATGCTGGCACCTTACGAGGTGGCCTTCGTCAAGGACGCGTCCTGCCCGTCGGGCAAGGTGCTCAAGGTCACCGGCGCGATCCGCGGGCTACATCGCCGCAAGGCCTGCGTGGCGCTGGCCGGTGAGCAGGCCTCTCTGGCAACCGCAACGCCCTGACCGCTTTGCGGCTTCCGCCGCCGGACCTCACGAATTCAGCTCGAGCTCCATCGTCGACTGGCGGTCGGCCTCGGCCTTGTTTTGGGCGGGGTCCTCACCCTGGACGACCCGGCAGGGCTTAATCTCGTAGTCGTTGTCGAGCACCCGGCGTGGCCCGGGACGCTCCTCGTCGGCGCTGATGTCCACGACCAGACCGCTCCGATAAGCGAGCTTCCAGACGTCGGATTCGCTCGGATAGGCCTTGCTGATCTGGGCGTCGTTGCAGAACAAGGCGTAGGGCATTCTTCCCGCTCCCGGAAAGCGCATTAACGACCTCACGGGCCGCGGGTTCCGGGGGGCTGGCGATCACGGGCCCGTGATCCAGGCTAAAGCATGATCCGGAAAGCGAGCAGCGGTTTTCCGAAAAGATCATGATTAAACAACAGCTTAAAGCGCGATGACGATTCATCCTCATCGCATCGCGCTTTAGCCGGGCCTTGAGTCCTTAACGACTCCTGAATCGCGAAAAAAAGAATCCTTGGGACTCGTTTGGCGGAATCAGCGGATGTTTTCCGCCATGACGAGCGACCTGAAGACCTCCTGCGGGCACATGCTCCTGCCGCTGACGCTGGCGTTATTCGGCGCCTGCGCGGCCAATCTTTGGCTGGTGTGGTCCTGGCTGTAGGCCCCTCCGACGGGGGTGGCGCGTTATTTTCTGGCCGGTGGGGCCGGGGCGTCGTGGATGGCGGCGCGCAATCTGGTCAGGGTTTCGGCACAATATTCCCCGCGCTCGCGCTCGAACCGCTCCTGATGCTTGCGGAAATTGGCGATGCGGGCCTGCATCTCGGTGCGGAAATCACCGATCGCCCGCGGTGGCGGCGGAGGAGTGGGTGGGGGCGGTACCGGAGCTTGGGTCAGCTCGATCTCGACCGCGGCGGCCTCCACGGCAACGATCTCGACCGCGGCTGTCGTGGCAACCGGGGTCTCTTCCGGCTGAAGGACATCATCCTTCCTGCCGGTCACCGATTGGACGAAGGCCAGTGTCGGCGCGATCAGCGCGTCACGTTCCACGATCCATTTCATGATCCACCTCAGCCGGTCCCATTCCAGCAAAGCGGCTGCGGCGAATCAAGGCGGTAAACAAAGGATTGCATATTTTTCCCGGTCGCCCGAAAATAGGCAGATGGATTCCAGAAAAGAACGGTCGGACGAAGTGGAGGGCCTGAGGCTCATCCGCGCGTTCTTGTCGCTGCCGCCCGACAAGCGGGCGGAGGTGATCGCGTTCGTCGAGGAATTGGCGCGTGCGCATGGCCGGCCCGAGGAGGGCACGCAGGCGTCGCCGAGGTGAGCGCTATCGCTGGCGCGGATTGACGTTGGGCTCGAACGGTGCGCCAACCACCCGGACCGGTGTCTGAACCGGTGTCCGGGTGTCGTCGATCACGGCTGTCTCGGCGACCCGCTTTTCGGGGGCCGACCCAAGCATCGGCTCGAACAACATCAATGTCCCGGCCACGGCGACACAGCACAGCGTCACGGTCGCCAGCAGAAACATATTTCGGTTTTCTTCCCTGATCCGCATGGGCCGACAACGGCCGACGCCGAGGCTCGGTTCCCGTCTGGAATGTCGGGATCGCCCGCGCAACCGGTCGAAGCTTACGCGAAGCTTACGGCGAGGGCTCAAAAGGGTTATTTTTCCGTAAGATGACGCCCTCAATTTGCATTAAATCTTAACGCCCGCCGGTTCCAATGCACGCCGGGATAGGCGCAGAAAATCATTGGGACGGCTGCGATGAGCTTTTTGAACAATCTGAAGATCGTCTGGAAGGTCGCGCTGATCGTGACCGTGATGGGCTGTGCGATGATCGCCGTCGCGGCCTTTGGCGTGCGCGAACTCTCCGCGACCGTCGACGGTTTCGGCGAGCTCTCCGCCGCGCAATCTTCCGCTCTCAACCTCACCCGCGCCCAGCGCCGCGCCGAGACCTACCACGCGGCGCTCTATGCGATCTTCACCGAGGCAACCGAAGCAGGCAACGCCAGACGCCTCAAGACCGCGACCCAGAACCGCGACGAAATTCGTCAATTCCTCCATGCGGCCGAGCAGGACGACCCATCGCGTGCCGGCGAGCTGAAGGGCATCGGCGACCAGCTGAAAGCTGCGTTCACCGGCTGCGATCCGGTGCTCCAGGCCGGCTCACAGGCCAGCAGCACGGAAGAGAACGCCAGGGCAGCCGAACGCGCGCACAAGGAGTGCGATCCCTTGCTCGATGCGGCCCTGGCACGCATCGCCAAGTTCACGACCGAGACGACCCAGGCCGTGGCCAAGCGCAAGGACACCATCAGCCGCGACGCTCACGCCGCGACCTGGACCGTGATCGGCGTCAGCGCCGGCGGTCTGATCCTGGGCATTGCGATCGCGCTGTTCATCGGCCTCAAGGCGATGTCGCAGCCGATCGCCCGGCTCAAGCTCGCCATGGAGGGGCTTGCCCGCAACGATCTCAAGACCGAGGTGCCCGAGAAGGACCGGCGCGACGAGATCGGCGACATGGCCAAGACGGTCGAAGTGTTCAAGACCAATGCATTGGAAGTCGAGCGCCTCAAGGCCGCGCAGCTCGAAGTCGAGAAGCAGGCTGCCGATCAGCGCCGTCGCGACATGGTCAACCTCGCCGACGGCTTTGAACGCGCCGTCGGCGAGATCATCGAGACGGTCGGATCCGCCTCCACCGAGCTCGAAGCGTCGTCCTCGACGCTGGCGACCACCGCGCAGCGCGCGCAGGAGCTGACGTCGGTCGTCGCAGTCGCGTCCGGCGAAGCCACCGGCAACGTGCAATCGGTCGCGACCGCCACGGAGGAGCTGTCCTCCTCGGTCAACGAGATCAGCCGGCAGGTGCAGGAATCCGCGCGGATGGCGGGCGAAGCCGTCACCCAGGCCCGCACCACGACGGAACGGGTCAGCGAGCTCTCGGTTGCCGCGACGCGGATCGGCGACGTCGTGGAGCTGATCAACACGATTGCCGGCCAGACCAACCTTTTGGCGCTGAACGCCACGATCGAAGCGGCGCGTGCCGGCGAGGCCGGCCGCGGTTTCGCGGTCGTCGCGTCCGAAGTGAAGACGCTGGCCGAGCAGACCGCGAAGGCGACCGGCGAGATCAGTCTGCAGATCTCCGGCATCCAGACCGCGACCCAGGAATCCGTCAACGCGATCCGCGATATCTCCGTGACCATCGAGCGGCTGTCGGAGGTGTCTTCGACCATTGCCGCGGCCGTCGAGGAGCAGGGCGCCGCCACCCAGGAGATCTCGCGCAACGTCCAGCAGGCCGCTCACGGCACCCAGCAGGTCTCCTCGAACATCACCGACGTGCAGCGCGGAGCGGCCGAGACCGGCTCGGCCTCCTCGCAGGTGCTCTCGACCGCCAAGATGCTGGCGACCGACAGCAACCGGCTGAAGGACGAGGTCGGGAAATTCCTGCGGACGGTGCGCACGGCGTAAGTCCGCCGGCATCCGCCCGTCGCGCGCCTTAAATTAGAGCGCCAGCAGGAAACCAAGCGCGAGAGCAAGCAGCACGGCCGTCATGACGACGGCCGTCACCGCGCCAGCGGCGATCCTGGCCTTCTCTGTCGGGGTGGTCGAGCGCATGGGGCGCGAGTATAGCGTGTTTGCACCGGAATCTCGACTTTGAGTCCGATCCCATGATCTCCAATCGTCCTCCCGTGCTGGCCCACGAACGCTTCGTCGCCGACCGCGACAATTTCGTTGGGCTCGATCTCGCCGCGCGGTTCGAGCGGATCGAGCGGACGAACCTTTGGGGTGCCACGAACTCGGTGTCGGGCCTCGGCTCGGAGGACACGGCCACCGCCGCGATCCGGGAGGCGCTTCCTTCGCTGCTGCAACGGCTCGGCGCGCGCTCGCTGCTCGATGCGCCCTGCGGCGATGCCGGCTGGATCGGCCGCGTCAAGCTCGACCTCGACTATATCGGCATCGACATTGTGCCGTCGCTGATCGAGACCAACAACGCGCGTGCGGCGCGCGGCGAATTGGCCGGCCGATTCCTGGTGGCCGATATCACGCGCGATGCACTGCCGCGTGCCGATCTGATCCTGTGCCGGGACTGCCTGGTGCATCTGAGTTTTCAGAACATCGCCCGCGTGATCGGCCGCTTTCGCGAGAGCGGCGCGCAATTCCTGCTCGTCACGACGTTTCCGGAGTGGGAGGACAATTGCGATTGCGAGGATGGCGACTGGCGCGCGCTCAACATGACGAAGGCGCCGTTCGACTGGCCGGTGCCGCGCGAATTGATCGACGAGCGCTGCGACGAGGGCGATGGCGGCTGGCGCGACAAGAGCCTCGGGCTCTGGCGGCTGGATGAGTTGCCGGATCGCGTCCGCACGGCCACGGATGTGTGACAGCTGCGGGCGGAACGTCCATTGCGTCCGTGATCGCCCCGGCGATAGACTTTGGGTTGTGTAGCGATCTCGTATCGCGGTGACCTGCCGGAGCCCACCATGAGAGCATGTGCTGTCCTGGCCGCGTTGTTGATCTGGTGCAGCGCGCCGGCGCTGGCGCAGCAGGAGGGGGCAGCGCTCTACGCCGCGCATTGCGCGCAATGCCACGACGGCGATGTGCAGAGCCGCGTGCCGGGCCGCGGCGCCATGCAGGCGATGTCGTTCGACCATGTCCTGGCGGCGTTGACCTCCGGCAGCATGGCGGCGATGGCAAAGGATCGCAGCGACGCGGAACGTCGCGCGATCGCTTCCTTCGTCACCGGCAAGATCGCGACCGGCGGCGTTGCAACCGACGCGGAAGGCCGCTGCGCGCAACAGGTCATCGGTTTTCCGCAAGCCCTTGACGGTCCGCGCTGGAACGGATGGGGCGTCGACACCAACAACAGCCGATTCCAGCCCGCCGACATGGCGGGGCTGACCGCGGAGCAGGTGCCGCGCCTGCGATTGAAATGGGCCTATGCGTTCCCCGGCGCCTCGGTGTCGTTTGCGCCGCCGACCATCGTGGGCGGAATCCTGTTCATCGGCGGCACCGATCGCAAGGTGCACGCGCTCGACGCGCGCAGCGGCTGCACGCTGTGGACGCTGGCGATCGATGCGGCGGTGCGCGCCGCGATCAGCTTTGCGCCGCTTCCGGGCTCCGACCAGTTCGCGATCTTCTTCGGCGATTTGCGCGCCAACGCCTATGCCGTGAACGCGCTGACCGGCGCGCTGATGTGGAAGACGAAGGTCGAGGAGCATGCCGCCGCGCGCATCACCGGTGCGCCGACGCTGCATTCCGGCGTGCTCTACGTGCCGGTGTCCTCGATCGAGGAAGCCGCAGGCTCGCAAGCCAGTTACGAATGCTGCACCTTCCGCGGCAGCGTCGTGGCGCTGGACGCGGCGACCGGCAAGCTGGTCTGGCAGGCCTATACGATTCCGGAAGTGCCGCATCCGACCGGCAAGAATGCCAGGGGCACGCAGCTGTTCGGTCCGTCCGGCGCCGCGATCTGGTCGGCGCCGACGATCGATGCGAAGCGCAATGCCGTCTATGTGGCGACCAGCAATTCATATTCGAACCCGCCGGCGGCAACCGCCGATGCGATCCTCGCTTTTGAGCTCGCGACCGGGAAGCTGCTCTGGAAGCAGCAGGCCACGCCCAAGGATGCCTTCGTCGTGGCGTGCTTCACCGCGGACAAGTCCAATTGTCCGGAGGATCACGGACCCGATCACGATTTCGGCCAGTCGCCGATCCTCGTGACCTTGCGTGACGGCAGGCGCGTGCTCGTCATCGCGCAGAAGTCCGGTGTCGTGCATGCGCTCGATCCCGATGACGGCGGCAAGATCCTGTGGCAGACAAGGATCGGGAAGGGCGGTGCGCTCGGCGGCAGCGAGTGGGGCTCGGCCGCGGACGGCGAGCGCATCTATGTGGCCAACTCCGACGTCCGCTTCATGCGTGACGGCACGCGGCAACTCGATTCCACGCAAGGCGGCGGCCTGTTCGGCCTCGACCTCGCCAGCGGCAAGATCGCGATGGAGGTGCCGCCGGTCGCCTGCGGCGACCGCCCCAAATGCAGCCCCGCGCTCTCGGCGGCGGTGAGCCTGATCCCGGGCGTGGTGTTCTCCGGCGGCGTCAGCGGCTTCCTGCGCGCCTATGCCACCGATGGCAAGCTGCTCTGGGAGTTCGACACCGCGCAGGATTTCAAGGCGGTGAACGGCGTTCCCGCCCATGGCGGCGCGATCGACGGCCCCGGGCCGGTCATCGCCGGCGGCATGCTCTACACCAATTCCGGCTACGGCCAATGGAGCGGCGTCGCCGGCAACGTGCTGCTGGCGTTCGAGGTGGGGACGGAGTGAGCGTCACGCGTTCGCTCTCGTGTCCCGGACGCGCTGCAACGCGTTTGGATACGGGCCGAGGCTGCCTCCTCGTCATTGCGAGGAGCGGAGCGACGAAGCAATCCAGAGTCTTTCCGCGGAGGCAGTCTGGATTGCTTCGCTTCGCTCGCAATGACGGGAGAGATGCGGCCGCATCGCCACTTCAATTCGCATCCGTCCAGCAGGGAGAGCAAATTCGATGATCGATGCCAGATGCCGCTGCGGTGCTCTTTCGCTGTCGCTGCCGGGACCATCGCAGTTCGTCGTTGCCTGTCATTGCCTCGACTGTCAGCGACGAACCGGCGCGCCGTTCGGCGTGGGTGCGTTCTATCCGGCGCGCGCTGTCACGATCGCGGGACCGTCAAAGGAGTACGTTCGGACAGCCGCGAGCGGCGGCAAGGTCCGCAGCTATTTTTGTCCCGACTGCGGTTCGACCGTCTATTGGCAAGCCGAGAATCTGCCCGCGATGATCGGCGTTGCCGTCGGCGCGATCGCAAATCCGGATTTTCCGCCGCCGATCAGATCGGTGTTCGAGCAGTCCAAGCATGGCTGGGTGGAGATGTCAGGTACCGAGCACTTCCAGCAAGGCAGCGCGCCGAAGCATTCGAGCTGAGACCTGTACGCCAGATGCTGGTGCCGGCTGAGGGGATTGAACCCCCGACCTTCGGTTTACAAAACCGCTGCTCTACCGCTGAGCTAAGCCGGCGACGCCTGGAGGCGGGCAGGGCCGGCATGGGCCGGGGTGTCCACCCGTTGCGCGCCGCAATACCAGACTTGATCGGAAAGTGCCAGAACCGGAAAGGCCGTCGCCGCGAACATGAATCAGGCGGCCCGGAGGCCGCCTGATCTCTCTCATCGATTTAGTTCGCCTTACTGGCAGATGTGCCGGCGGCCGTCTGCGCCCTTGAACCAGGTGCCAGGCGTACAGACGAAGCCGTTACGCTGGGCGTAGTTGCGGGTGTCCCAGCCACGATTGTCCCAGCCGCGGTTGTCCCACGAATTGTCGTAGGCGTAGGAATTGTCCCAGGCGCGGAACGGCGCGCTGGCAATCGCGCCCGCGGTGCCGATCGCGGCGCCGGCTACGCCGGCTGCGACGTCGGTCGGCCAGAAGCCGGTGCGGCTCCTGTTCCAATCGTTATTCCAATCGCCATTGGTCTGACGATAGGACACGCGGCGCTGACGGTATCCGCTATCGGTGTATGGATTTCCTGGGCCGAGATTCTGGCAATTGGCGTTGGGGAATTGCGCCGAGCAGCGGCCGGGATTGGTGACGACGGCCTGCGCCATGGCAGAGCCTGCCAGCATGGTCGCCGCAATCGCCGTCGCTCCAAGAAGCTTGATGTTCATGGTTGTTGGCTCCCATTTTGTTGACGGGGGCTAAACGCTTGCGGCGCCGGACGTTCCGATGAAACCGGTGGATTTTGCAAGCAAACGGTCAAACGGATGTGAGCGCACGGTGCGGTTCCGTGCGGCGAAGTCACACGCCGTTAACGCTTCGCTCATTCGCTTTGCGGCATTTGAGCGGCCCGCAATCCTTACACATTAGGCTTACCGGAATTTGGTGAGCGGGCCTTAACCCTCTCTGCGCCGCGATCGGATAGGTTGCCGCCGCATAACCGGGGTCCCCCTCATGCGCATTGTGGCGCTCGCTGCCTTTCTGATCGGACTGCCCGCGACGGCGTTTGCCGGCAGCGGCTTCGATATCGTCGTGCCCG includes:
- a CDS encoding DUF6719 family protein, with product MRILVSAVVLSCFVCLPCSAQTILKSEPLMLAPYEVAFVKDASCPSGKVLKVTGAIRGLHRRKACVALAGEQASLATATP
- a CDS encoding methyl-accepting chemotaxis protein yields the protein MSFLNNLKIVWKVALIVTVMGCAMIAVAAFGVRELSATVDGFGELSAAQSSALNLTRAQRRAETYHAALYAIFTEATEAGNARRLKTATQNRDEIRQFLHAAEQDDPSRAGELKGIGDQLKAAFTGCDPVLQAGSQASSTEENARAAERAHKECDPLLDAALARIAKFTTETTQAVAKRKDTISRDAHAATWTVIGVSAGGLILGIAIALFIGLKAMSQPIARLKLAMEGLARNDLKTEVPEKDRRDEIGDMAKTVEVFKTNALEVERLKAAQLEVEKQAADQRRRDMVNLADGFERAVGEIIETVGSASTELEASSSTLATTAQRAQELTSVVAVASGEATGNVQSVATATEELSSSVNEISRQVQESARMAGEAVTQARTTTERVSELSVAATRIGDVVELINTIAGQTNLLALNATIEAARAGEAGRGFAVVASEVKTLAEQTAKATGEISLQISGIQTATQESVNAIRDISVTIERLSEVSSTIAAAVEEQGAATQEISRNVQQAAHGTQQVSSNITDVQRGAAETGSASSQVLSTAKMLATDSNRLKDEVGKFLRTVRTA
- a CDS encoding GFA family protein, with translation MIDARCRCGALSLSLPGPSQFVVACHCLDCQRRTGAPFGVGAFYPARAVTIAGPSKEYVRTAASGGKVRSYFCPDCGSTVYWQAENLPAMIGVAVGAIANPDFPPPIRSVFEQSKHGWVEMSGTEHFQQGSAPKHSS
- a CDS encoding PQQ-binding-like beta-propeller repeat protein; the protein is MRACAVLAALLIWCSAPALAQQEGAALYAAHCAQCHDGDVQSRVPGRGAMQAMSFDHVLAALTSGSMAAMAKDRSDAERRAIASFVTGKIATGGVATDAEGRCAQQVIGFPQALDGPRWNGWGVDTNNSRFQPADMAGLTAEQVPRLRLKWAYAFPGASVSFAPPTIVGGILFIGGTDRKVHALDARSGCTLWTLAIDAAVRAAISFAPLPGSDQFAIFFGDLRANAYAVNALTGALMWKTKVEEHAAARITGAPTLHSGVLYVPVSSIEEAAGSQASYECCTFRGSVVALDAATGKLVWQAYTIPEVPHPTGKNARGTQLFGPSGAAIWSAPTIDAKRNAVYVATSNSYSNPPAATADAILAFELATGKLLWKQQATPKDAFVVACFTADKSNCPEDHGPDHDFGQSPILVTLRDGRRVLVIAQKSGVVHALDPDDGGKILWQTRIGKGGALGGSEWGSAADGERIYVANSDVRFMRDGTRQLDSTQGGGLFGLDLASGKIAMEVPPVACGDRPKCSPALSAAVSLIPGVVFSGGVSGFLRAYATDGKLLWEFDTAQDFKAVNGVPAHGGAIDGPGPVIAGGMLYTNSGYGQWSGVAGNVLLAFEVGTE
- a CDS encoding class I SAM-dependent methyltransferase, with protein sequence MISNRPPVLAHERFVADRDNFVGLDLAARFERIERTNLWGATNSVSGLGSEDTATAAIREALPSLLQRLGARSLLDAPCGDAGWIGRVKLDLDYIGIDIVPSLIETNNARAARGELAGRFLVADITRDALPRADLILCRDCLVHLSFQNIARVIGRFRESGAQFLLVTTFPEWEDNCDCEDGDWRALNMTKAPFDWPVPRELIDERCDEGDGGWRDKSLGLWRLDELPDRVRTATDV